A window from Sphingobium sp. EM0848 encodes these proteins:
- a CDS encoding DUF2794 domain-containing protein: protein MSNVTPFPSQAAQGAGASASQIGFDRLELQRIMDLYGRMVAAGHWRDYALDMGREAAIFSAFRRAAERPEFRIEKRPALRHRQGMWALIGEAGNVLKRGAELQGVLAPVERRLLKIVGE from the coding sequence ATGAGCAATGTGACGCCGTTCCCGTCGCAGGCGGCCCAGGGTGCAGGGGCTTCAGCCAGCCAGATCGGTTTCGATCGTCTCGAACTTCAGCGGATCATGGATCTTTACGGCCGGATGGTGGCCGCCGGTCACTGGCGCGACTATGCGTTGGATATGGGCCGTGAAGCCGCCATTTTCTCCGCCTTCCGCCGCGCCGCTGAACGGCCTGAATTCCGTATCGAAAAGCGTCCCGCCCTGCGCCATCGGCAAGGCATGTGGGCGCTGATCGGTGAAGCGGGCAATGTGCTGAAGCGCGGAGCCGAGTTGCAGGGTGTGCTCGCCCCG
- a CDS encoding cation:proton antiporter codes for MQDRISQIAAAPVSATDVLLSEGVILLGAAVLFVMLFRRFGLGAVLGYLVAGALVGPQGLGLVGGAESKLAIAEIGIVLLLFLVGLELHPARLWRLKRDIFALGLMQVALCGCALTAIIFLSTGFTWGAAIALGLPLALSSTAQVLPGLKSSGRINSPFGEKVFSILLFQDLSIVPLITIVAALSRNPDDAGGPPGWIMAGYTVAAIAGLVLAGRFILRPLLRFVGRLGERELFVAVGLFTVLAAASLMHALHLSTALGAFVAGVMLADSPYRHEIEADVEPFRSILLGLFFLAVGMVLDLRAVAANPFFVIGMAAILVVTKAVLITGLARLFGMERNQAIGAGLLLSQGGEFGFVLFAQAQNALLIAPQAASLFSAIVTFSMATTPFLMLFARRLEFARPRDGLHLPKPDDAPRGTAIIVGYGRFGQTVAQMLMGHGFGVVLIDKKPSQIEMSSQFDMKVYYGDGTRIDLLRRSGAEDARLIVFCIDDPSLDGRVLEPIADAFPQAALLVRAFDRRQLLAFKDLDLTGVVREVFESAICMGVQAMRALGVPQEEIEEVERQYRENDAERMSLQFEHGDLLAAKDLMYRPGRRMRLLTRGEGEEKA; via the coding sequence ATGCAGGATCGGATTTCCCAAATCGCCGCCGCTCCTGTCTCCGCCACGGATGTCCTGCTGTCCGAAGGGGTCATCCTGCTCGGCGCGGCGGTATTGTTCGTGATGCTGTTCCGCCGATTCGGCCTGGGCGCCGTGCTTGGCTACCTCGTCGCGGGCGCGCTGGTCGGGCCGCAGGGATTGGGACTGGTCGGCGGAGCGGAATCGAAGCTCGCCATTGCCGAGATCGGCATCGTGCTGCTGCTGTTCCTGGTCGGCCTTGAGCTCCATCCCGCGCGACTCTGGCGGTTGAAACGCGATATTTTCGCGCTGGGCTTGATGCAGGTCGCGCTGTGCGGCTGCGCGCTGACGGCGATCATCTTCCTGTCGACCGGTTTCACCTGGGGCGCGGCGATTGCGCTGGGGCTGCCACTGGCTCTCTCCTCGACCGCGCAGGTGCTGCCCGGCCTCAAGAGCAGCGGCCGCATCAACTCGCCCTTTGGCGAGAAGGTGTTTTCAATCCTGCTGTTCCAGGACTTGTCGATCGTTCCGCTCATCACCATCGTCGCTGCCCTTTCGCGCAATCCCGACGATGCCGGCGGCCCGCCGGGATGGATCATGGCCGGCTATACGGTGGCCGCCATCGCCGGGCTGGTGCTGGCCGGACGTTTCATTCTGCGTCCCCTGCTCCGCTTTGTGGGGCGGCTGGGCGAGCGGGAGCTGTTCGTCGCGGTCGGACTGTTCACCGTGCTGGCAGCCGCATCGCTGATGCATGCGCTGCATCTTTCGACCGCGCTCGGCGCCTTCGTCGCGGGCGTGATGCTGGCCGATTCGCCCTACCGGCATGAGATCGAGGCGGATGTCGAACCCTTCCGTTCGATCCTGCTTGGGCTGTTCTTCCTGGCCGTCGGCATGGTGCTGGACCTGCGCGCCGTTGCCGCCAATCCCTTTTTCGTGATCGGCATGGCGGCGATTCTGGTCGTCACCAAGGCGGTGCTGATTACCGGCCTCGCCCGGCTGTTCGGCATGGAAAGAAATCAGGCCATCGGCGCGGGCCTGCTGCTGAGCCAGGGCGGCGAGTTCGGCTTTGTCCTGTTCGCGCAGGCGCAGAACGCCCTGCTCATCGCCCCTCAAGCCGCCAGCCTGTTCAGCGCCATCGTCACCTTCTCCATGGCGACGACGCCGTTCCTGATGCTGTTCGCGCGCAGGCTGGAATTCGCCAGGCCCAGGGACGGGCTGCACCTGCCCAAGCCCGATGACGCGCCGCGCGGCACGGCGATCATCGTCGGCTATGGTCGCTTCGGCCAGACGGTGGCGCAGATGCTGATGGGCCATGGCTTCGGTGTCGTGCTGATCGACAAGAAGCCCTCCCAGATCGAGATGTCCAGTCAGTTCGACATGAAGGTCTATTATGGCGATGGCACGCGCATCGACCTGCTGCGCCGGTCGGGGGCGGAGGATGCGCGGCTGATCGTCTTCTGCATCGACGATCCTTCGCTTGACGGGCGGGTGCTGGAACCGATTGCGGATGCCTTCCCGCAGGCGGCGCTGCTGGTGCGGGCCTTCGACCGGCGACAGTTGCTTGCCTTCAAGGACCTGGACCTGACAGGCGTCGTGCGCGAAGTCTTCGAATCCGCCATTTGCATGGGCGTGCAGGCGATGCGGGCGCTGGGTGTGCCGCAGGAGGAAATCGAGGAGGTCGAGCGCCAATATCGCGAGAATGATGCGGAGCGCATGAGCCTTCAGTTCGAACATGGCGATTTGCTGGCCGCCAAGGATTTGATGTACCGCCCCGGCAGGCGGATGCGCCTGCTGACGCGGGGCGAGGGGGAGGAAAAGGCATGA
- a CDS encoding hydrogen peroxide-inducible genes activator, with translation MSSYMPTLKQLQYLVALKEHGHFGKAADSCFVTQSTLSAGIRELESLIGITLVERTRRVVRFTTLGDRIVEKAHRVLREAEELAAIAQASGKPLTGELRMSVIPTIAPFLLPHLLPKLRAERPELKLYLREETTQTAIESLRHGSVDCVLLALPFPTGELDSEFLFKDRLYVAFPRDDPRDPPEWIAPEMIDETKLLLLEDGHCLKDHALAACNRPEIRASAMMMGTSLHTLVQMVDNGLGMTIMPEMAISGGILNHTQITARPLRSERSHRDIALVWRKNSPREKEFRLLAELLREAAEQPEVSAAA, from the coding sequence ATGTCGAGCTACATGCCCACGCTCAAGCAGCTCCAATATCTGGTGGCGCTGAAGGAGCATGGCCATTTCGGCAAGGCGGCGGATAGCTGTTTCGTGACCCAGTCGACCCTGTCGGCGGGCATTCGCGAATTGGAGTCGCTGATCGGCATCACCCTGGTCGAGCGGACGCGCCGGGTGGTGCGCTTCACGACGCTGGGCGACCGCATTGTCGAGAAAGCGCATCGGGTATTGCGCGAGGCGGAGGAACTGGCCGCCATTGCCCAAGCGTCGGGCAAGCCGCTGACCGGCGAACTCAGGATGAGCGTGATCCCGACCATCGCGCCCTTCCTGCTGCCCCATCTGCTCCCCAAGCTGCGTGCGGAGCGGCCCGAACTGAAACTCTATCTGCGGGAGGAGACGACGCAGACGGCGATCGAATCGCTGCGGCACGGCAGTGTGGATTGCGTGCTGCTGGCGCTGCCCTTCCCGACCGGGGAACTGGACAGCGAGTTTCTGTTCAAGGACCGGCTCTATGTCGCCTTTCCGCGCGACGATCCGCGCGATCCGCCCGAATGGATCGCGCCGGAAATGATCGACGAGACCAAATTGCTGCTGCTGGAGGACGGGCATTGCTTGAAGGATCATGCGCTGGCGGCCTGCAATCGGCCCGAAATCCGGGCGAGCGCGATGATGATGGGCACCTCGCTCCACACGCTGGTGCAGATGGTCGATAATGGGCTGGGCATGACGATCATGCCGGAAATGGCGATTTCGGGTGGGATATTGAACCATACCCAGATCACGGCCCGGCCGCTGCGGTCCGAGCGGTCGCATCGCGACATCGCGCTGGTGTGGCGCAAGAACAGCCCGCGCGAGAAGGAATTTCGGCTGCTGGCGGAGCTGCTGCGGGAGGCGGCGGAACAGCCCGAGGTCAGCGCAGCGGCTTAA
- a CDS encoding iron-sulfur cluster assembly scaffold protein: MNAPLYNKDILRLAANIPHHKRLPDAQASVEKRSPTCGSRVTVDARMEGGCLSDIGLDVKACALGQASAALMAAHAIGLTADELAEARDRLTAYLAGTSEDLDFWPGLAVLAPARGYPARHASIRLGFEAIAEAARMADA, from the coding sequence ATGAATGCCCCCCTCTACAACAAGGACATTTTGCGGCTCGCCGCGAATATCCCCCATCACAAGCGGCTGCCCGACGCGCAGGCAAGCGTCGAAAAACGCTCCCCCACCTGCGGATCGCGGGTGACGGTGGACGCGCGGATGGAGGGTGGGTGCCTGAGCGATATCGGGCTGGACGTGAAGGCCTGCGCGCTGGGTCAGGCATCGGCGGCGCTGATGGCGGCCCATGCCATCGGCCTCACCGCTGATGAACTGGCCGAGGCGCGCGATCGCCTGACCGCCTATCTGGCGGGGACAAGCGAGGATCTGGATTTCTGGCCGGGGCTGGCGGTGCTGGCGCCGGCACGGGGATATCCGGCGCGCCATGCCTCCATCCGGTTGGGCTTTGAAGCCATTGCCGAAGCCGCGCGAATGGCGGACGCCTGA
- a CDS encoding transglycosylase domain-containing protein, which translates to MTEAMNDPLPTPEPDALPPREFGAGPPSSFARPGPWKRRLQICGWVVAALLALLMVIIAWLAVTAPLSRSLKPIAPPSISLMSADGHLIARRGAIIDRPVTVAALPKHVPQAFMAIEDRRFYNHWGVDPRGIARAAWHNLWSDGSSQGGSTITQQLAKGVFLSADRTFGRKAREALIAFWLEAWLTKDQIMERYLSNVYFGDNVYGLRAASLHYFNRQPERLTIPQAAMLAGLLKAPSRLAPTTNLKGAQERAALVTQAMVEAGYITKAQRNALPPARLNVHEAPDPTSGTYFADWVLPQARDRAGAVYGAQNVTTTLDWRIQRLAEAAIRRAPLGKAQAALVAMKPDGSVVAMVGGKNYSDSAFNRAVQAKRQPGSTFKLFVYLAAFRAGMTPDDMIDDTPITSGTYRPANHSGKYRGRITLRQAFAASSNVAAVRLTQKVGVDNVIKVARDLGVTAPLTEDLSLALGTSEIPLVELTEAYAAVAAGAYPVLAHGLPPEEQSWFGRLMSRQRHFSDDQLEMIRDLLSSAANRGTGSAAALRTSTFGKTGTTQDSRDAIFVGYAGGLVTAVWIGNDDNTPLPGGAAGGGVPARIWRNFMAGAINEPVEDAPEETKDSDLVNAIANVATEAGLGNMSVGLDTQGVTVNIGGGQIRLPIDQPPVPPPGAPGPQPGTPPPRVAPTDPAPAEQRP; encoded by the coding sequence ATGACCGAAGCGATGAACGATCCCCTGCCGACTCCTGAGCCTGACGCCCTGCCGCCGCGCGAATTCGGCGCCGGACCGCCCAGTTCCTTTGCCCGGCCCGGCCCATGGAAGCGCCGGTTGCAGATCTGCGGATGGGTGGTGGCGGCGCTGCTGGCGCTGCTGATGGTCATCATCGCTTGGCTGGCGGTGACGGCGCCGCTGTCCCGGTCCCTGAAGCCCATCGCGCCACCCAGCATCAGCCTGATGTCGGCGGACGGCCATCTGATCGCGCGGCGCGGTGCGATCATCGACAGGCCTGTCACCGTCGCCGCCCTGCCCAAACATGTGCCGCAGGCCTTCATGGCGATCGAGGACCGGCGTTTCTATAATCATTGGGGCGTCGATCCACGCGGCATCGCGCGCGCGGCATGGCATAATCTCTGGTCCGACGGGTCGTCTCAGGGTGGCAGCACGATTACCCAGCAACTGGCCAAGGGGGTATTCCTCTCCGCCGACCGGACCTTCGGGCGCAAGGCGCGGGAGGCGCTGATCGCCTTCTGGCTGGAGGCGTGGCTGACCAAGGACCAGATCATGGAGAGATATCTCTCCAACGTCTATTTCGGCGACAATGTCTATGGCTTGAGGGCAGCGTCGCTACACTATTTCAACCGCCAGCCCGAACGGCTGACCATCCCGCAGGCCGCCATGCTGGCGGGGCTGCTGAAGGCTCCGTCGCGCCTTGCGCCGACGACCAATCTCAAGGGCGCGCAGGAACGGGCGGCGCTGGTGACGCAGGCCATGGTCGAGGCGGGCTATATCACAAAGGCGCAGCGCAACGCCCTGCCCCCCGCGCGGCTCAACGTGCATGAGGCGCCCGATCCTACCAGCGGAACCTATTTCGCGGACTGGGTGCTGCCGCAGGCGCGCGACCGGGCGGGCGCGGTCTATGGCGCGCAGAATGTGACGACGACGCTCGACTGGCGCATCCAGCGGCTGGCGGAGGCCGCGATCCGGCGCGCCCCGCTGGGCAAGGCGCAGGCAGCGCTGGTGGCGATGAAGCCCGATGGCAGCGTTGTGGCGATGGTAGGCGGCAAGAACTACAGCGACAGCGCCTTCAATCGCGCCGTGCAAGCGAAACGCCAGCCGGGATCGACCTTCAAACTGTTCGTCTATCTCGCCGCCTTCCGCGCGGGGATGACTCCGGACGACATGATCGACGACACGCCGATCACCAGCGGCACCTATCGCCCGGCCAATCACAGCGGCAAATATCGCGGCCGGATCACGCTGCGTCAGGCCTTCGCGGCGTCGAGCAATGTCGCAGCGGTGCGGCTGACGCAGAAGGTCGGCGTCGACAATGTCATCAAGGTGGCGCGCGATCTGGGCGTCACGGCGCCCTTGACCGAAGATCTCAGCCTGGCGCTCGGCACGTCGGAAATCCCGCTGGTGGAGCTGACGGAGGCCTATGCGGCGGTGGCGGCGGGCGCCTATCCGGTGCTGGCCCATGGCCTGCCGCCCGAGGAACAGAGCTGGTTCGGCCGCCTGATGAGCCGCCAGCGCCATTTCAGCGACGATCAGCTGGAGATGATTCGCGACCTCCTGTCCTCCGCCGCCAATCGGGGCACGGGCAGCGCAGCGGCCCTGCGCACCAGCACGTTCGGCAAGACGGGAACGACGCAGGACAGTCGCGATGCGATTTTCGTCGGTTATGCGGGGGGCCTCGTGACGGCGGTGTGGATCGGCAATGACGACAACACCCCCCTGCCCGGCGGCGCGGCGGGCGGCGGCGTGCCTGCGCGGATCTGGCGCAATTTCATGGCGGGCGCGATCAACGAGCCGGTCGAGGATGCTCCGGAAGAGACGAAGGACAGCGATCTGGTCAACGCCATCGCCAATGTCGCGACCGAGGCAGGGCTGGGCAATATGAGCGTTGGGCTGGATACGCAGGGCGTGACGGTCAATATCGGCGGTGGACAGATTCGCCTGCCGATCGACCAACCGCCCGTTCCCCCACCGGGCGCGCCGGGGCCTCAGCCGGGAACGCCGCCGCCACGCGTCGCGCCGACCGATCCTGCCCCTGCCGAGCAGCGCCCCTGA
- a CDS encoding MFS transporter gives MQASFRLLTKRRFLPLFITQMLGAFNDNLFKNAMVLFVVYTVYNDEKSETWFSALATGVFVLPFFLLSALSGQLADQRDKATIIRIVKAAEIVIMSVGAAGLALIWSGIAVHTLAIPLLLIALFAMGVHSTFFGPIKYAILPQHLHDEEVLGGTGLVEAGTYIAILAGTILAGIIPIQAAAAGIILTAVIGWLSGRQVPSAPSLLERQPIDFHIIRSSVTLVRGTMHIRRLYLAIMAISFFWAVGTILFIQFPPLVKNVLTADKSVASLFLGIFSIGIAIGSIAINRLLGGHVSAKYAPASVIGMGISVVAFHIVCDLWMAESTGQMLSLAGFLSHPLAIPLSICLLSVATFGGMFVVPLYAFLTTTVEKCEAARTVAANNIVNSGAMVLGSLITISLSIAGMSVVNQLLLVAALCLPCAWIAWTLHQACD, from the coding sequence ATGCAAGCCTCTTTCAGGCTCCTTACAAAGCGACGTTTTCTGCCGCTTTTCATCACGCAGATGCTCGGCGCCTTCAACGACAATCTGTTCAAGAACGCGATGGTGCTGTTCGTCGTCTACACGGTCTATAACGACGAAAAGTCGGAGACGTGGTTCAGTGCGCTGGCGACCGGCGTGTTCGTCCTGCCCTTCTTCCTGTTGTCCGCCCTGTCCGGGCAATTGGCGGACCAGCGGGACAAGGCGACCATCATCCGCATCGTGAAAGCCGCCGAAATCGTCATCATGTCGGTGGGCGCGGCAGGGCTGGCGCTGATCTGGAGCGGGATCGCGGTCCACACGCTCGCCATTCCGCTGCTGCTGATCGCGCTGTTCGCCATGGGGGTGCATTCAACCTTCTTCGGCCCGATCAAATATGCGATCCTGCCGCAGCATCTGCATGATGAGGAAGTGCTGGGCGGCACCGGGCTGGTCGAGGCGGGCACCTATATCGCGATTCTGGCGGGCACGATCCTGGCCGGAATCATCCCGATCCAGGCTGCGGCGGCGGGCATCATCCTGACGGCGGTCATTGGCTGGCTGTCGGGACGGCAGGTCCCCTCCGCCCCCTCTCTGCTCGAACGGCAACCGATCGACTTTCATATCATCCGTTCCTCGGTCACGCTGGTGCGGGGAACGATGCACATCCGGCGGCTTTACCTCGCCATCATGGCGATCAGCTTCTTCTGGGCGGTGGGCACGATATTGTTCATCCAGTTTCCGCCGCTGGTGAAGAATGTGCTGACCGCCGACAAATCGGTCGCCAGCCTGTTCCTGGGCATTTTCTCCATCGGCATCGCCATCGGGTCGATTGCGATCAACCGGCTTCTAGGCGGGCATGTCTCGGCCAAATATGCCCCGGCTTCCGTGATCGGCATGGGAATCAGCGTCGTCGCCTTCCATATCGTGTGCGACCTCTGGATGGCGGAATCGACCGGACAGATGCTCTCGCTGGCTGGCTTCCTGTCGCATCCGCTGGCGATCCCGCTGTCGATCTGCCTGCTGAGCGTGGCGACATTCGGCGGCATGTTCGTCGTGCCGCTCTACGCCTTCCTGACCACCACGGTCGAAAAATGCGAGGCGGCGCGGACGGTGGCGGCGAACAATATCGTCAATTCAGGCGCGATGGTGCTGGGTTCGCTCATCACCATCAGCCTCAGCATCGCGGGAATGTCCGTGGTCAACCAGTTGCTGCTGGTGGCGGCGCTGTGCCTGCCCTGCGCGTGGATCGCCTGGACGCTGCACCAGGCCTGCGATTGA
- the epsC gene encoding serine O-acetyltransferase EpsC codes for MLRNLIAYLDSVKSRDPAPRSRAEILLYPGVWSLAFHRVAHRLYGARLFFLARAVNHFSRFLTGNDIHPGARIGKRFFIDHGFTVIGETAEIGDDVTLYQNVTLGGTDPANGIAGKRHPTLENGVIVGSGAQVLGPVRVGARARVGANAVVTKDVKEGATMVGIPARPMLVDVTAYQRDFLPYGTPCSDCFDPEKQKLELLQCEVEQLQKRLAELMAERGRTPDDDAPLFKERGRA; via the coding sequence ATGTTGCGCAATCTTATTGCTTATCTGGACTCGGTCAAATCGCGCGATCCCGCGCCGCGTTCGCGCGCCGAGATATTGTTATACCCCGGCGTCTGGTCGCTGGCCTTCCATCGCGTGGCCCATCGGCTTTACGGCGCGCGGCTGTTTTTCCTGGCTCGGGCGGTGAATCATTTCTCGCGCTTCCTGACCGGTAACGACATTCATCCCGGCGCCCGCATCGGAAAGCGCTTTTTCATCGACCATGGCTTTACCGTGATCGGAGAGACGGCGGAGATTGGCGATGACGTCACCCTCTATCAGAATGTGACGCTGGGCGGCACCGATCCGGCGAACGGGATTGCGGGCAAGCGTCATCCCACGCTGGAGAATGGCGTCATCGTCGGCTCGGGCGCGCAGGTATTGGGTCCGGTGCGCGTCGGCGCCCGTGCCCGCGTGGGCGCCAATGCCGTCGTCACCAAGGATGTGAAGGAAGGCGCGACCATGGTCGGCATCCCCGCGCGTCCCATGCTGGTCGACGTCACCGCCTATCAGCGCGACTTCCTGCCCTATGGCACGCCCTGTTCGGACTGTTTCGACCCGGAAAAGCAAAAGCTGGAACTGCTCCAGTGCGAGGTCGAGCAATTGCAGAAGCGCCTTGCTGAGTTGATGGCGGAACGGGGCCGGACGCCGGACGACGATGCGCCTCTGTTCAAGGAGCGTGGCCGCGCCTGA
- a CDS encoding DUF423 domain-containing protein, translated as MIAVLAALSAALAIGAGAFGAHGAASPQAAEWLRTGGLYQLIHAVGALAIMGVARGPAALMLGGGAIFAFTLYAMALGAPKWLGAVTPIGGTLMIAGWLWTAWIYWRT; from the coding sequence ATGATTGCGGTTCTGGCGGCCTTGTCCGCGGCTCTGGCGATTGGCGCGGGCGCCTTTGGCGCGCATGGGGCGGCCAGCCCGCAGGCGGCGGAATGGCTGCGGACAGGCGGCCTCTATCAACTGATCCACGCGGTTGGCGCTCTGGCGATCATGGGCGTGGCGCGGGGACCTGCCGCGCTGATGCTGGGCGGTGGGGCGATCTTTGCCTTCACCCTCTACGCCATGGCCCTTGGCGCGCCGAAATGGCTGGGCGCGGTAACGCCCATCGGTGGAACGCTGATGATCGCGGGCTGGCTTTGGACGGCCTGGATCTATTGGCGGACCTGA
- the moaD gene encoding molybdopterin converting factor subunit 1, with protein sequence MAKLTLVYFAWVREAIGRDEEQVERPTPDVTIRALIAALAEQGGGHAEAFAQPEKLRAALDQRFVPLDSPIGDAREVAIFPPVTGG encoded by the coding sequence ATGGCGAAGCTCACCCTCGTTTATTTCGCCTGGGTCCGCGAAGCCATCGGCCGGGATGAGGAGCAGGTCGAGCGGCCTACGCCGGACGTCACCATCCGCGCCCTGATCGCCGCGCTGGCGGAGCAGGGCGGCGGTCATGCCGAAGCCTTCGCCCAGCCCGAAAAGCTGCGCGCGGCGCTGGACCAGCGCTTCGTGCCGCTCGACAGCCCCATTGGCGACGCGAGGGAAGTGGCGATCTTCCCGCCGGTGACGGGCGGATGA
- a CDS encoding sulfite exporter TauE/SafE family protein, translated as MTDSFIANFAEILPFILVGFGAQMIDGALGMAYGVISSTLLLALGLPPSKASASVHAAETFTTGVSAISHIAHRNVDWRLFARLIIPGVIGGVTGAYLLVHVDGAVIKPFVQLYLTGIGVYLVWRGFHFPPQARDPKWVAPLGLVGGFMDATGGGGWGPVVTSNLLIQGSSPRHTIGTVNSVEFILTLSISITFLLHMGWETFTTYTVGLLIGGVVAAPFGAMLARHVAPRTLFIAVGTILTLTSLFGVAKWLGYIG; from the coding sequence ATGACCGACAGCTTTATCGCCAATTTCGCCGAAATACTGCCGTTCATCCTCGTGGGTTTCGGGGCGCAGATGATCGACGGCGCACTGGGCATGGCCTATGGCGTGATCTCCAGCACGCTGCTGCTGGCGCTCGGCCTGCCGCCCAGCAAGGCTTCGGCCAGCGTCCATGCGGCGGAAACCTTCACCACCGGCGTGTCCGCAATCAGCCATATCGCGCATCGTAACGTCGATTGGCGGCTGTTCGCGCGGCTCATCATTCCCGGCGTGATCGGCGGGGTCACCGGCGCTTATCTGCTGGTTCATGTCGATGGCGCGGTCATCAAGCCGTTCGTGCAACTCTATCTGACCGGGATCGGCGTCTATCTGGTCTGGCGCGGCTTCCATTTCCCGCCGCAGGCGCGCGATCCCAAATGGGTCGCGCCGCTGGGGCTGGTCGGCGGCTTCATGGACGCGACGGGCGGTGGCGGCTGGGGCCCGGTGGTGACGTCGAACCTGCTGATCCAGGGGTCCAGCCCGCGCCACACCATCGGCACGGTCAACAGCGTCGAATTCATCCTGACCCTGTCGATCAGCATCACCTTCCTGCTGCACATGGGTTGGGAAACCTTCACCACCTATACGGTCGGCCTGCTGATCGGCGGCGTGGTCGCGGCGCCCTTCGGCGCGATGCTGGCCCGGCATGTGGCGCCGCGCACCCTGTTCATCGCCGTGGGAACGATCCTGACCCTGACGTCCCTGTTCGGCGTCGCCAAATGGCTTGGATATATCGGCTAA
- the pgsA gene encoding CDP-diacylglycerol--glycerol-3-phosphate 3-phosphatidyltransferase, whose amino-acid sequence MLTLPNLLTLSRILTVPLLVALLWPAEVGARWTTGYMLAFGLYCLMGITDYFDGYLARAQGAVSKLGIFLDPIADKIMVGAVILMLAATRDISGLHIVAAMIILLREIAVSGLREFLAGLQVSVPVSRLAKWKTTFQLIALGALILAGAVPQFPFVQLVGIVTLWAAAILTLITGWDYLRVGIKHMD is encoded by the coding sequence ATGCTGACGCTGCCCAATCTGCTGACGCTTTCGCGGATATTGACCGTGCCCCTGCTTGTCGCGCTGCTCTGGCCGGCGGAAGTGGGTGCGCGCTGGACGACCGGCTATATGCTGGCCTTCGGGCTCTATTGCCTGATGGGGATCACCGATTATTTCGACGGCTATCTTGCCCGCGCGCAGGGGGCGGTGTCGAAACTCGGCATTTTCCTCGATCCCATCGCCGACAAGATCATGGTCGGCGCGGTGATCCTGATGCTGGCGGCGACGCGGGACATTTCGGGTCTGCACATCGTGGCTGCGATGATCATCCTGCTGCGCGAGATCGCCGTATCCGGCCTGCGCGAATTTCTGGCCGGATTGCAGGTGTCGGTGCCGGTGTCGCGTCTGGCCAAATGGAAGACGACGTTTCAGCTCATCGCGCTCGGCGCCCTGATTCTGGCTGGCGCGGTGCCGCAATTCCCCTTCGTGCAGTTGGTCGGCATCGTGACGCTCTGGGCGGCGGCGATCCTGACGCTGATCACCGGCTGGGATTATCTGCGCGTCGGCATCAAGCATATGGATTGA
- a CDS encoding molybdenum cofactor biosynthesis protein MoaE — MSRVSIQTGDFDPANELAALEASGGGGVASFTGIVRGEGGLVALELEHYPAMTNAQVERIVEEALERWPLLGVRVIHRYGRLEPGERIVFVGTASRHRTVALEACAFLIDWLKSQAPFWKKEHFADRTAWVEARAEDDARAESWKR; from the coding sequence ATGAGCCGCGTTTCCATCCAGACGGGGGATTTCGATCCCGCAAACGAACTGGCGGCGCTGGAAGCCTCCGGCGGTGGCGGCGTTGCCAGTTTCACCGGCATCGTTCGGGGAGAGGGCGGGCTGGTCGCGCTCGAACTGGAACATTATCCGGCCATGACGAACGCGCAGGTCGAGCGCATTGTCGAGGAAGCGCTGGAGCGTTGGCCGCTGCTCGGCGTCCGGGTGATCCATCGCTATGGACGGCTGGAGCCGGGCGAGCGGATCGTCTTCGTCGGCACGGCCTCGCGTCATCGCACGGTGGCGCTGGAGGCCTGCGCCTTCCTCATCGATTGGCTGAAATCGCAGGCGCCCTTCTGGAAGAAGGAGCATTTCGCGGATCGCACCGCCTGGGTCGAAGCGCGCGCCGAGGACGACGCCAGGGCCGAGAGCTGGAAGCGTTAA
- a CDS encoding Fur family transcriptional regulator produces the protein MADHHHHDHHEPSGASLADAARATLEASQEQWTPMRAAIFDALAAEETPASAYDIADTVSKARGKRVAPNSVYRILDLFVSNNIAMRVESANAYIANVHPGCHHDCIFLVCTRCKQATHVDDDKVTDKVRAVARGEGFQPERPVIEILGTCAKCAA, from the coding sequence ATGGCCGATCACCACCATCACGACCATCATGAACCTTCAGGCGCCAGTCTGGCCGATGCCGCCCGCGCCACGCTGGAGGCGAGCCAGGAACAATGGACGCCGATGCGCGCCGCGATTTTCGATGCGCTGGCGGCGGAGGAAACCCCCGCATCGGCCTATGACATAGCGGACACCGTGTCCAAGGCGCGCGGCAAGCGGGTGGCGCCCAACAGCGTCTATCGCATCCTGGACCTGTTCGTGAGCAACAATATCGCGATGCGGGTGGAAAGCGCCAATGCCTATATCGCCAATGTGCATCCAGGCTGTCACCATGACTGCATCTTCTTGGTATGCACCCGCTGCAAGCAGGCCACCCATGTCGATGACGACAAGGTCACGGACAAGGTTCGCGCCGTCGCCCGAGGGGAAGGTTTTCAGCCGGAACGCCCCGTAATCGAGATATTGGGTACCTGCGCCAAGTGCGCAGCGTGA